In one Chryseobacterium camelliae genomic region, the following are encoded:
- a CDS encoding BrxA/BrxB family bacilliredoxin, whose translation MYPTDLVMPMKAELTDKGFQDLTTPVQVEEALKQSGTTLLVINSVCGCAAGAARPGVVYSLTGDKKPDHLTTVFAGFDTEAVVEARKHLAPFPPSSPCVALFKDGELVHMLERHHIEGNPAGAIAANLQAAYDEYC comes from the coding sequence ATGTATCCAACAGATTTAGTAATGCCTATGAAGGCTGAACTTACAGATAAAGGCTTCCAAGATTTAACAACTCCGGTTCAGGTAGAAGAAGCTTTAAAACAATCAGGAACCACTCTATTGGTTATCAATTCTGTTTGCGGATGTGCTGCAGGAGCTGCAAGACCTGGAGTAGTATATTCTCTGACGGGAGATAAAAAGCCTGATCATTTAACAACTGTTTTCGCAGGATTCGATACAGAAGCAGTAGTAGAAGCCCGAAAACATTTAGCTCCATTTCCTCCTAGCTCACCATGTGTAGCTTTATTCAAAGACGGAGAATTGGTTCATATGCTGGAAAGACATCATATTGAAGGAAACCCGGCAGGAGCAATCGCTGCAAACCTTCAGGCTGCTTATGATGAATATTGCTAA
- a CDS encoding GatB/YqeY domain-containing protein, which yields MSLENIISEAIKTAMRAKDKVALDSLRAVKSQILLLKTEAVGAEVSAEQEIAILQRMVKQRKDSYDQFTAQGRNDLAEVEEAQMKIIEQFLPKQLSAEELEAEMKNIIAETGAESMKDLGKVMGVASKTLAGKSDGKSISEMAKKLLS from the coding sequence ATGAGTTTAGAAAATATTATTAGCGAAGCTATAAAAACAGCAATGAGGGCTAAAGACAAAGTGGCTTTGGATTCTCTTCGCGCCGTGAAATCTCAGATATTATTGCTAAAAACTGAAGCTGTAGGAGCAGAAGTTTCGGCAGAACAGGAAATTGCTATTCTTCAGAGAATGGTAAAACAACGTAAGGATTCTTATGATCAATTTACTGCACAGGGAAGAAATGACCTGGCTGAAGTAGAAGAGGCTCAGATGAAAATAATTGAGCAGTTTTTACCAAAACAGCTTTCTGCAGAAGAACTTGAAGCGGAAATGAAAAACATTATCGCTGAAACTGGCGCTGAATCTATGAAAGATTTAGGAAAGGTAATGGGAGTAGCCTCAAAAACATTAGCCGGGAAATCGGACGGAAAAAGCATTTCCGAGATGGCTAAAAAGCTGCTTTCTTAG
- a CDS encoding GH3 auxin-responsive promoter family protein translates to MATKALFNTVVNWFIRQRMDQIQNFMNHPIETQKGILFSQLFHAEDTEYGKKYGFNSISSYQDFKNKVPIVTYEDFEPYIEKARQGQKDVSWPGYIKYFAKSSGTTNAKSKFIPISDESLEYCHMKAGKDMVSIYANNHPENQLFNYKNLRLGGSSELYVDFNTKFGDLSAILIDNLPFWVEITTTPSKKVSLMGEWESKLKAITSEVKNEDVGSILGVPSWMMVLLQRVLKETEVKNISELWPNLEVFFHGGISFKPYKEQFKQIIGKNINYYEIYNASEGFFGIQDKPNSDEMLLMLDYGIFYEFIPMDEFHFSNPKVVSLEDVEVGKNYAMVITTNGGLWRYLIGDTVIFTSINPFRIKITGRTKHYINAFGEELMITNVESALTKACELTNAKITEFTGAPVFMKNNESGAHEWIFEFRQQPDNLDQFIDIFDQHLKSINSDYEAKRYNNMTLKRPIVHIAKANLFYNWLESKGKLGGQNKVPRLSNDREYIDPLLDMNK, encoded by the coding sequence ATGGCAACGAAAGCACTCTTTAATACTGTGGTCAACTGGTTTATCCGCCAAAGGATGGATCAGATTCAGAATTTTATGAATCATCCTATTGAGACTCAAAAGGGGATCCTGTTTTCTCAGTTATTTCATGCTGAAGATACAGAATATGGTAAAAAATATGGTTTTAATTCCATATCAAGCTATCAGGATTTTAAAAATAAAGTTCCGATCGTTACTTATGAAGACTTTGAACCTTATATTGAAAAAGCAAGACAGGGACAAAAAGATGTAAGCTGGCCAGGCTATATTAAATATTTTGCCAAATCCTCCGGAACAACCAATGCTAAGAGTAAGTTTATCCCGATTTCTGATGAAAGTTTGGAGTACTGCCACATGAAGGCCGGAAAAGATATGGTTTCCATTTATGCCAACAATCACCCTGAAAATCAACTTTTTAATTATAAAAATCTACGTTTAGGGGGAAGCTCAGAGCTATATGTAGATTTTAACACAAAATTCGGCGATTTATCCGCTATTTTAATCGATAATTTACCTTTTTGGGTAGAAATCACCACGACTCCGAGTAAAAAAGTTTCTCTGATGGGAGAATGGGAAAGCAAGCTTAAAGCCATCACTTCTGAAGTGAAGAATGAAGATGTAGGAAGCATTTTGGGAGTTCCCAGCTGGATGATGGTTCTTTTACAGAGGGTTTTAAAGGAAACCGAAGTCAAAAATATTTCAGAATTATGGCCTAATCTGGAAGTATTTTTCCATGGTGGAATCAGTTTTAAACCTTATAAGGAACAATTTAAGCAGATAATAGGCAAAAACATTAATTATTATGAGATTTATAATGCTTCTGAAGGCTTCTTCGGGATCCAGGATAAGCCTAATAGTGATGAAATGCTGCTCATGCTTGATTATGGTATTTTCTATGAATTTATTCCTATGGATGAATTCCACTTTTCAAACCCGAAGGTCGTAAGTCTTGAAGATGTGGAAGTAGGAAAAAATTATGCGATGGTCATTACAACCAACGGAGGTTTATGGAGATATTTGATTGGAGATACCGTTATTTTTACGTCTATTAATCCTTTCAGAATAAAAATTACAGGAAGGACAAAGCACTACATTAATGCTTTTGGAGAAGAGCTGATGATCACCAATGTAGAATCTGCGCTTACTAAAGCTTGTGAACTTACTAATGCCAAGATTACGGAATTTACAGGAGCTCCCGTTTTTATGAAAAATAATGAAAGCGGTGCCCACGAATGGATCTTTGAATTCCGCCAACAACCTGATAATCTAGATCAGTTTATTGATATTTTTGACCAGCATTTAAAATCAATAAATTCTGATTACGAAGCTAAAAGGTACAATAACATGACCTTAAAAAGGCCAATCGTACATATCGCAAAAGCCAATTTATTCTACAATTGGCTGGAATCAAAAGGTAAACTGGGAGGGCAAAATAAGGTTCCCAGGTTAAGTAATGACCGAGAATATATTGATCCTTTACTGGATATGAATAAGTAA